The nucleotide window GGGCCTCGTCCAGGCGGGCCTCCGCGGCCTCCACGGCGGTGCGGCCCGCGGCCTCCTCGCCGACCCGGATCATCAGCCGCCGCATCCGGCGCGCCAGCTCCTCGATGGACTCACCGGCCGCCTCCACCCACACCGGGGGAGCGAACAGGAAGTTGAAGGCGAGCCCGACGACCGCGCCGATCAGCGTCTCGAGAACCCGGGCCCACGCCGTGTCCCCGACCCGGGTCACGCCGAGCACCAGCATCGCGCTGATCGCCACCTCGGGAACGTACTCGCTGACCCGGACCAGATGACCGACGGCCAGGGAGGCGAGGATCAGCAGGGCGAGGCTCCACCAGGTGAGGCCGACCCAGACGCTGAAGCCGATCGCGATGACGACACCGGCGACCACCGAGTTCACCCGGCGGATGCCGTTGGTGAGCGTGGCGTAGAGGGTGACCTGCACGACGAGCAGCGCGGTCAGCGGAGCCGTCAGCGGCGCCGCCTCCGGACTGACCCGCAGCGCCACGACGTACGCCACCGTCGCGGCCACCGCCGACCGGACCGACTGCACGACCACCGGTTCCTGCCGCCACTCGGCGACCCGCGTCCGGGCCGCGGCCCACACCCCACGTACGTCTCGCATCCTCGGGCCATGCCCCTTCCGCCGTGCGTCGAACTGTTGCGCGAGGACCTTAACCAGCGAAGTGTGGCTGGTGGGAGAGGGGGAGGGCCCCGAATTCCGCACACGGGGGCTGTCCCCACCGGTGTCCGGCGGTCCGCCCTATGGCGTGGGCCCGCTCCGCCCGCAAACCTTGCAGCATGAAGCGGCATCGAACCGGATTCTTATTGACCCTGCTCCTCTGCCTCGGCACAGCGGCGGCCGGAGCGACACCCACCTCGGCGACGAACCGCGACCCCGTCGTCGCCGCCCTCGAACGCTTCGCCCACCCCCTGCGTACTGTGGAACCGCGCGGCGACACCGGCGACCTGCGCCCGCTCGACCGGATGATCGGCGACGCGCGCGTGGTCGGCCTCGGCGAGGCCACACACAGCTCGCACGACTTCTTCGCCATGAAGCACCGCGTCTTCCGTCACCTCGTCGAGAAGAAGGGCTTCCGCACCTTCGCCCTGGAGGCCGGCTGGAGCACCGGTCTGCGCCTGAACGACTACGTCGTCCACGGCAAGGGGGACCCGAAGAGGATCATGCGGGAGGAGTTCCAGGCCGACTACCTCTGGTGGAACAACACCGACCAGCTGGCGCTCCTCACCTGGATGCGCGCCTACAACCGGCAGCACCCCCACGACCCCGTCCGGTTCATGGGCGACGACCTCGGCTGGGCCGGCCCCGAGCTGTACGACAAGGTCACCGACTACGTGACCCGCGCCCAGCCGGGGCTGCGAAAGCGGTTCGCCGCGCTGTACCGGGGCCTCAGGCCCACCGTGCCGACCGGCGAGTACATGGCCGCGTACATGACCAAGCCGCTCGTCGAGCGCCGGGGCATGGCCGCCCGTACCGGCGAGGCCCTGAAGCTGCTGCGCAAGCAGTCGCCGGGCGCCGACCGGACGGCGTACGACTGGGCGGTGCGGCACGCCACGGTCGTCGACCAGGTCGCGCGCTTCTACGCCTTCGACTTCGGCGACGGCGAGAGCGAAGGGCAGCTCGCGGACGCCATGCGCTACCGCGACCAGGTCATGGCGGACAACACGGTCTGGTGGCAGAAGCACACCGGCACCAAGGTCCTGCTGTCGGCGCACAACGCGCATCTCGCCTATGAGACCACCGACCCCGCCCGTTACCCCCGGATGCAGGGCGCGTTCCTGCGCGACCGCCTCGGGGCCGCGTACGTCAGTGTCGGTTTCACCTTCGACCGGGGTTCGTTCAACGCGCTGGGCGAGGAGGGGAAGAACGAGCGCTTCACCGTCGGCCCGGCCGCCGCCGGCACCAACGAGCGCACCCTCGACCGGGTGGGCCTGCGGGACTACGCCGTCGATCTGCGGACCGTGCCGGAGCCCGCCCGGACCTGGCTGGACCGGAAGCGTCCCACGCGGAGCATCGGCACGATCTACCCCGACGACCTGTACGACATCGCGCTCGCCCGCAGCCACGACGTGCTGATCCATCTGCATGACATCGAGGCCGCGAAGCTACGGGACCAGTAGTTCCCCGGCCTCAGTCGTACAGCTTCTCCAGGAACGCCGACAGATTGCCCACCGTCCGGGCGACCTGCTCCTCCGTCGTGAGGGTCTCCTCGAACCGGCTGCCGGAGTCGAGGGGCTTCTTTCCGCGCACGTACAGCGAGCACGCCAGATCGGCGCACATGTAGACACCCACGGAGTTCCCCTCGCGCCCGGCCGGGCCCGCCTTGCGGGCCGTCATCAGCGAGACGCCGCTGCCCCGGTGCGTCGTCAGACAGAGCGAGCACATGCTGCGGTGCAGGAAGCCGCGCTGGGAGGAGGGGAACCGCAGGGTCACGCCGGCGAGCCGGCCCGCGTGTTCGGTGACGAGATAGCTGCGGTCGGGCGCGCCCGGGTCCCGCCAGCCGAGGAAGTCGAGGTCGTCCCACGGGCGTTCGTCGAGGTCACGAGGTATCGGGAGCCGCTTCGCCTCGCCCTTGGAGCAGTTGATAAATGAGTTGCGGATGTCCTGCTCGGTGAGCGACTTCATGGTGAGTCCTTACCTGTGGGGGTGACGGGCCAGAAACCTAGGGTTCCTAGGTTTCTGCCTAGCCTATTCGGCAATTCGGAAGTGAGCCAATGGATTTCGTCGTTCCGCCGCGCGTCGCATCGGATGCGTCAAGCGCATCGGCCGCCCCTCGCGTCGGCCCGGCGCAGGAGCTGGCCCTGCGTCATGTCGCCGCACGCTCCTCGGGCCCGGCCGTGCCCCCGGACTTGCGGGTGACCCTCAACTTCCACCCCGACCGCCTCGTGGGCGGGCTGACGATCCTCGAAGCGCTGGAGCGGGACGGCACATATCGCTCGCAGTTCGTCACGGGCACCAGCAACGGCGGGCTGACCGCGCACCCCGGCGGCGACCGGTGGCGCTGGGAGAGCCGGATCTTCGGCGGGGCGTACGACAATGCGGCCGCGCGCGAACGCCCCGTGTACGGCGCGCTCGACTTCCGGCGCCAGGTCGTGGGCGCCGCACCCCGCTTCGGCTCCTCGCACTTCCGGCTGACCGGCGAGACGCTGGGCCGCGCCACGTTCTGCTACCCGGACAGCGCGGCCGAACCGGCCGACTTCGGGGTGGCCGCCGGGATGTCCCTCATCGCCCTGGCCGACGCGGACGACCAGGACGCGCTCAACGACTACATCGAGGCGCAGGTGCACGGACCGGTCGCCCTGGACCGGGACGTGGAGGCGCTCGTGCTGGACGCCTGCTACCGGGACACCCCCGTCGAGGCCGCCGCCCGCCGACTGCCCTGCCCGCTCGAATGGCACCCCGGCTACCGGCTCACCGTCGCCGAGCTGAGACGCCATCCCGACTATCGCGGCCCGGAGTTCGTCGACCTGGGCGCCCTGATCGCCGAGAACGGCCGACTGGACCCGCGCGTCATCGGCGACGCGGCGCGCGGCGGGCGCCACGCGTTGCAGGACCTGAAGATGGTCTGGCACTGCCTGGCTCGTTACGGGGCGCCGGAGGGCGCTGGAACGGCTCGTTCCGTCAACGACCGGTCCGCGTCGATCTGATATGGCTCGGGTGGGGTCCCGATCAACCAAAGGGGAGGGGCTTGGCGTGGGTGGAGATGGGCGGCGGATCTGCGCAGCCGCCGACCCTCGACGGTCACTCCGCCGGGGCGCCCTCCGGCGCGGGCGCCCTGCACGGTTCGCGCAGGGCGCGCCCGGCGTCCGCGAGGCCTTCCGTACGCTGCGCGCGGAGCGCGCACCCGGCACGGACGCCGAGCAGCGGCCGAACGAGCTGATCGCCTCCGGCCGCCATGTCGAGGATGTGTACGCCGCCGGCCGGCCGCTCGGTAACCGGTAATCCCGGTTACATGCGTGGGGCCCACCTGGCAGAGTGGCCCCACGCGACGGGACGGGGGCTGCGGTGGGTGAAGAGGAGAGGGCTCGGCTGATCCTGGAGGCGGCAGGACTGCCGCCCGGGAGTCTCGCCGAGCGGCGCCCGCTCAGCGGGGGCACGTACAACACCGTCGAGGAACTGCGCCTCACCGACGGCACCCGCCTCGTCGTGAAGATCCCCCCTCCGCCCACCACCCCCGGCCTGGCCCACGAGCGCGCCCTGCTCACCGCCGAGGCCGAGTTCTGCCGCGCCGCCGCCACGGTCGGCGTACCCGCGCCGGAGGTGGTCGCTGCGGCGTCCACGGGCCGGCATCTCCTGCTCACCCACTGCCCGGGCGGATCGTGGGAGGGGCTCGAGCCGGGGCAGATCGCGGCACTGCGCCGGGAACTGGGCGGCCTGGTGGCCCGCCTCCACCGGGTGACCGGCCCCGGCTTCGGGTACCCGTCCGGCGCCCTCGGCCCCCTCGCCCCCGACTGGCGCACCGCCTTCGTCACCATGTACGACGCCGTGCTCGCCGACGCCCGCCGCTACCAGGCCTGGCTGCCGGTCCCGGTGGACGAGGCGGCCCGTACGGCGAAGGCCGCGTACGACACCCTCGACGAGGTGACCGTCCCACGCCTGGTCCACTTCGATCTGTGGAACGGCAACATCCTTGTGGAACAGGGGAGTTCACAAGGGAGCGCTCCGCGCATCGGCGGCCTCATCGACGGCGAGCGCATGTTCTGGGGCGACCCCCTGGCGGACTTCGTCTCCCTCGCGCTCCTCGACGACATCGAGCGGGACGAGCCGTTCCTGTCGGGATACCGGGAGGCGGGCGGGGATGTCGCATTCACGCCGTCGACCCGACGCCGGTACGCCCTCTACCGCAGCTACCTCTACCTGATCATGCTCGTGGAGTCGGTGCCGCGCGCATCCGGCGAGGAGCACGACGCGTGGGCACGGAAGGTGGTGGCACCACAGCTCACGGCCGCACTCGACGCACTGGCGACCCTCTGACGGGGTTTCGGCGGTCCTCCCGGAGGTACTCGCGTCGACGCACGCAGAAAAAGGGGGGGAGAGGAGCACGCCGTGACCGAGTACCGACCGGAGAGCCCCGGCGAGGGCGGTGAACCCGTCCCGCGGGACCTGCCCGACCAGCAGGCCCACGAGGGCGAGGACCCCTGGGACGCGAACCCCGACAGCGCCGAGGGCGAAGGCGCCGACGGCGAAGGCGCCGACGGGGAAGGCGCCGACGGCGAGGGTGACGACGTGCCCGACACGGATGTGGCGGGCACCGGCCGCAAGGGCGCACCGAGGTCGGGATCCGTCCACCCCGAACAGCCCGTACCGGACGAACCCGCCGACTGATCCGGGCAGCGCACCCGGCAAGGGTGCGGCAGAGGCACACGGTGGGCACGGCTTGGCGCAAACAGCACAAGAGCGCCCGCACCCACGGGATGATCACCCCATGGCCGCCTGGCCGCCTGGTCGACGGGCGCAGGACCGATCCCGAGGGTGCCTACGCCCATCTGCGCGCGGGGGTGCCGGAGAGGCCCGAAGGAGCTCGTGACCACCGCAGGACAGGGAAAAGCCCCGACCGGACGGGGGAATCGCGGTCGGGGCAGTCTGCGTGGTGTCGCTCCTTGTTCAACGGGAAATTACCAGGTGCTGTTCCCTCCAGAACCGGACATTAGCGGTGATCTGCGTCACGCCTCCGAAATCCAGCAGAGAGGTCATGACCAGGTCATTTCTCCCCGGCCCACGCCAGCAGCCGCTCCACCGGCCAGGTCGTGACCACGCGCTCCGCCGGCACCCCGCACTGCTCCGCCCGCGCGCAGCCGTTGATCTGCCAGTCGAGCTGGCCCGGTGCGTGCGCGTCGGTGTCGATCGAGAACAGCGTGCCCGCCTCCACCGCCCGGCGCAGCAGCCGTTTCGGCGGGTCGAGCCGCTCGGGACGGCAGTTGATCTCCACCGCCGTACCGGTCTCCGCGCAGGCCTCGAAGACCGCGTCCGCGTCGAACTCCGACTCGTGCCGCCCGCGCCCGGCGAGCAGCCGTCCCGTGCAGTGGCCGAGGATGTCGGCGTGCGGGTCGCGCACGGCGGTGACCATACGGCGGGTCATCGACCGTGCGTCCATGCGCAGCTTGGAGTGCACGGACACCACGACGACATCGAGCCGGTCCAGCAGTTCGGGCTCCTGGTCCAGCGAGCCGTCGTCGAGGATGTCGCACTCGATACCGGTGAGCAGCCGGAAGGGCGCCCACTTCGCGTTCAGCGCGGTCACCACGTCCAACTGCTCCCGCAACCGCTCCGGTGACAGACCACGGGCCACGGTCAGCCGTGGCGAGTGATCGGTGAGCACCGCCCACTCGTGGCCCAGCTCCGCCGCCGTACGGCCCATCTCCTCGATCGGGGAGCCGCCGTCCGACCAGTCCGAGTGCACATGGCAGTCGCCCCGCAGCAGCGCCAGCAGCCGCCCGCCGCCGTCCGGCGGGGCGGCCTCGGCGGCCTCCCGTTCCAGCTTGTCCAGATAGCCGGGTATCCGCCCGGCCAGTGCCTCGCGCACCACCTGCGCCGTCTTCGGCCCCACCCCCTTCAGTGACTCCAGCGACCCGGCGGCCGAACGCTCCGCCACCTCGTCCGCGGGCAGCGCGCCGAGCACGGATCCTGCGGTGCGGAAGGCCCGTACGCGATAGGTGGGGGCCTGGGCCCGCTCCAGCAGGAACGCGATCCGCTCCAGAGCCTCGACGGGATCCATCGCCACCTCCAGCCCGCGCGCCCGAGCCCCCGCCTCCAGCCTCGCCCGAGCTCGGGGTGCCCGCACGGTGGGCCGCCCACGACGCCCGTACACCTCCAAATCGGGTGGAACCGCTCTACGCTCTAGACATGACGGAAATCGCGAGTCCTCACATCTCCCACCCCCGGGTCATGGTGCTCGGGGTTCAGCCGGGTACGCCGCCGTTCCGGATCGTGGAGATCGACGGTCAGGTGGTCGGCGAGGCGAGGACGCTGACGGACGTGCTCCTGGCCGCCGCGGCGTACGGCATCACCGTCCACGACGCCGACGACCCGGAGCAGGTCCGCTGGGTGGGCGGAGACAAGCTCACCTGGCGGCTGCACCAGAAGATGCGCTAGGCCTTGCCGGCTGTTTTGTCGGCCGGCTTGCCAGTCGCCTTGCCGGGCGGCTTGCGCGTTCCCTTGCGGCGGCTTGCACGCGGGCGCCGGGCCGGTCCGCCCTGCGGCGCGCTGTCCTGGGCGGGTACGTGCACGGCCCGGCCCAGCCGTCGGCCGAGCAGCAGATAGCCCAGCAGTGCCCCCGCGGTGTTGAGGATGACGTCATCGATGTCGAACGCGCGTCCGGTTATCAGTGCGCCCTGCACCAGCTCGACCATCAGCATCATCAAGGCGGTCAGCGCGGGGATGCGCAGCAGCCCGCGCGCCCCGGGCGCCAGCACCGGCAGCAGCACGCCGAAGGGCACGCCGAGCAGGACGTTCCCGCCGATCTGCTTGAGCGCGTCACGCGGGGAGGCGTAGTTCAGGTAGAGCTCCAGGGAGCTGCCGGGGCGCAGATTGCTGTGCGTGAGCTCCGTCGACGCCGGCGAAGGCTGGAGCGTGAGCCCGGCCAGTACCGCGCCGAACGCCACCATGGCCAGGAACGCCAGCGCCATCACCAGCAGCCGCAGGGGCAGTGCGAGTGGCCGACGCGCGGGTGGGGCCGCGGGTGCCGCCCGGCGGCCGGAGGTCGTGGAACGGGAACGTGACGTGGTACGGGCCATACAACCCTCCCAGATTCAACTTCCCTTTGTCTCAAGGTGGTTACCCCGGTGGAGGCCCACAATGCCGACCCGTTCGCGCGCCCGACTCGGCCCGGACCGCAGTCCGGGCCGAGTCGGGGCGGGGCCTGGCGCCACGACGCCACCCTCAGGACGAGAACGTCACCTTCACCTCCTTGAAGCCCAGGGACTTCAGCAGCCCTTCGAGCATGTCGGTCGTGTTGGACTCGGCGCGGTCGGTCAGCCTGCTCTCCTTCGCGGCGTCGCCGATGTGCTTGACCGCGAGCTTCTGCACGGCCTGTTCGCTGTTGGGGTTGTCGGAGAACATGTCGCCGAGGCGGTCGAGGAGACCGCGTTGCTTGGAGACGGCGTAGGAGTGCTCGGTGTCGAGGGCGGGGGTGCCCAGCTTCGCGTGCGGAAGGTTGATGGTGGCCGTGGTGCGGTCCTTGTCGACCTTCACATCGTTCTCGCCCACCTCGCCGAGGTCGACGTAGGCGTCCACGGTGCCCGCGCCGACGTACAGCGTGCGGGTGCCGCGGATCGCGTCCGGCAGGTACTTGGCGTCCTTCTCCAGGTCGACGACCACCTGGAAGTTGCCCGAGGCGGCGTCGTAACGGCTCATGTCCTGGATGGACTTCAGGAGTGTGGGCCCCGAGCGGTCGTGCTCCTCGGTTCCGAACACGTCGTCCAGCCCGCCGAGGAGCAGCAGCCGCAGGGCGGCCAGCAGTACCACGATGAGGACGACCACGGCGGTGAGCAGTTTCGCCCAGCCGGGCAGACGCATGCGCTTGATGGACGTCGTCATGTCGACGGTCCTCCTTCCCTATTCAACGAATGCCCTCAAAGTCCCTGAGGGAACGCGGAGTTGGGGATTGTCCTTACTTCGCCGTAGGGCGGGCGTGTGTCGCGTCCGGGGTGCCGGGTCGAATCTGCGTACGACTCTCGGTCGGGTCGTGGCCAGTAGCATGAGCCGCGCAACCCGTAATGATCATGTTCATACGAGGAGCCGACCGTGCGTGACATCGCCGTTTTCACCGGAAGCGCCCACCCCGAGCTCGCGGACGAGGTCTGTGCGCACCTCGGGGTGCCGCTGAGCCCGACCCGGGTGAGCCGGTTCGCCAACGACTGTCTGGAGGTGCAGCTCCAGGGCAACTGCCGTGAGCGGGACGTGTTCCTGATCCAGCCGCTGGTCGCGCCCGTGCAGGAGCACCTCGTCGAGCTGCTGCTGATGTGCGACGCGGCCCGGGGCGCCTCCGCGGGCCGGATCACCGTGGTCATGCCGCACTATTCGTACGCCCGCTCCGACAAGAAGGACGCGCCCCGTATCTCCATCGGCGGCCGGCTCGTCGCCGACCTCATGGTGTCGGCGGGCGCCAGCCGGGTCCTCGCCATGACGCTGCACTCGCCGCAGGTCCACGGCTTCTTCTCGGTGCCGGTCGACCACCTGCACGCGCTGCGCGAACTGGCCGCGCACTTCCGCCGGTACGACCTGTCCCGTACGACGGTCGTCTCGCCGGACCTCGGCAACGCCAAGGAGGCGGCGGCCTTCGCGCGGATGATCGGCGCGCAGGTCGCCGCGGGCGCCAAGCAGCGGTTCGCGGACGACCGGGTGCGGATCAGCTCGGTGATCGGTGAGATCGCCGGGCGGGACGTCATCGTGCTCGACGACGAGATCGCCAAGGGCAGCACCGTCCTGGAACTCCTCGACCGGCTGCGGGAGCTGGGCCCGCGCTCGATCCGGGTGGCGTGCACCCACGGCCTGTTCGCCGCCGGGGCCCTGAAACGGCTGGGCGAGCAGCCCGACGTCCTGGAGATCGTGTGCACCAACACCGTGCCGGTCCCCGTGGAGGAGCGCACCGAGAAACTACAGGTGCTCTCCATCGCCCCCGCGCTCGCGGAGGCCGTGCGCCGCATTCACAACGGTGAGTCCGTCAGCGCCCTGTTCGACGCGCCGCCGAGCGAATAGAACAGGTAGGAGGACAACTGAACAGTGCTCGCGCTCGGCACCACTCACCTGACCAGGGAGGGCTCGCAGTGGCGAAGGCGAAGTTCGAGCGGACCAAGCCGCATGTGAACATCGGGACCATCGGGCACATCGACCACGGCAAGACCACACTGACGGCGGCCATCACCAAGGTGCTGCACGACCGGTTTCCCGGCCTGAACCCCTTCACGCCGTTCGACCAGATCGACAAGGCGCCCGAGGAGCGGCAGCGCGGCATCACCATCTCCATCGCGCACGTCGAGTACCAGACCGAGCGCCGGCACTACGCGCACGTCGACTGCCCCGGGCACGCCGACTACATCAAGAACATGATCACGGGCGCGGCCCAGATGGACGGCGCGATCCTCGTCGTCGCCGGCACCGACGGGCCGATGCCGCAGACCAA belongs to Streptomyces graminofaciens and includes:
- a CDS encoding VanZ family protein; the encoded protein is MARTTSRSRSTTSGRRAAPAAPPARRPLALPLRLLVMALAFLAMVAFGAVLAGLTLQPSPASTELTHSNLRPGSSLELYLNYASPRDALKQIGGNVLLGVPFGVLLPVLAPGARGLLRIPALTALMMLMVELVQGALITGRAFDIDDVILNTAGALLGYLLLGRRLGRAVHVPAQDSAPQGGPARRPRASRRKGTRKPPGKATGKPADKTAGKA
- a CDS encoding phosphotransferase family protein, with translation MGEEERARLILEAAGLPPGSLAERRPLSGGTYNTVEELRLTDGTRLVVKIPPPPTTPGLAHERALLTAEAEFCRAAATVGVPAPEVVAAASTGRHLLLTHCPGGSWEGLEPGQIAALRRELGGLVARLHRVTGPGFGYPSGALGPLAPDWRTAFVTMYDAVLADARRYQAWLPVPVDEAARTAKAAYDTLDEVTVPRLVHFDLWNGNILVEQGSSQGSAPRIGGLIDGERMFWGDPLADFVSLALLDDIERDEPFLSGYREAGGDVAFTPSTRRRYALYRSYLYLIMLVESVPRASGEEHDAWARKVVAPQLTAALDALATL
- a CDS encoding ribose-phosphate diphosphokinase encodes the protein MRDIAVFTGSAHPELADEVCAHLGVPLSPTRVSRFANDCLEVQLQGNCRERDVFLIQPLVAPVQEHLVELLLMCDAARGASAGRITVVMPHYSYARSDKKDAPRISIGGRLVADLMVSAGASRVLAMTLHSPQVHGFFSVPVDHLHALRELAAHFRRYDLSRTTVVSPDLGNAKEAAAFARMIGAQVAAGAKQRFADDRVRISSVIGEIAGRDVIVLDDEIAKGSTVLELLDRLRELGPRSIRVACTHGLFAAGALKRLGEQPDVLEIVCTNTVPVPVEERTEKLQVLSIAPALAEAVRRIHNGESVSALFDAPPSE
- a CDS encoding DUF3626 domain-containing protein; this encodes MPPDLRVTLNFHPDRLVGGLTILEALERDGTYRSQFVTGTSNGGLTAHPGGDRWRWESRIFGGAYDNAAARERPVYGALDFRRQVVGAAPRFGSSHFRLTGETLGRATFCYPDSAAEPADFGVAAGMSLIALADADDQDALNDYIEAQVHGPVALDRDVEALVLDACYRDTPVEAAARRLPCPLEWHPGYRLTVAELRRHPDYRGPEFVDLGALIAENGRLDPRVIGDAARGGRHALQDLKMVWHCLARYGAPEGAGTARSVNDRSASI
- a CDS encoding PHP domain-containing protein; protein product: MDPVEALERIAFLLERAQAPTYRVRAFRTAGSVLGALPADEVAERSAAGSLESLKGVGPKTAQVVREALAGRIPGYLDKLEREAAEAAPPDGGGRLLALLRGDCHVHSDWSDGGSPIEEMGRTAAELGHEWAVLTDHSPRLTVARGLSPERLREQLDVVTALNAKWAPFRLLTGIECDILDDGSLDQEPELLDRLDVVVVSVHSKLRMDARSMTRRMVTAVRDPHADILGHCTGRLLAGRGRHESEFDADAVFEACAETGTAVEINCRPERLDPPKRLLRRAVEAGTLFSIDTDAHAPGQLDWQINGCARAEQCGVPAERVVTTWPVERLLAWAGEK
- a CDS encoding erythromycin esterase family protein, with translation MKRHRTGFLLTLLLCLGTAAAGATPTSATNRDPVVAALERFAHPLRTVEPRGDTGDLRPLDRMIGDARVVGLGEATHSSHDFFAMKHRVFRHLVEKKGFRTFALEAGWSTGLRLNDYVVHGKGDPKRIMREEFQADYLWWNNTDQLALLTWMRAYNRQHPHDPVRFMGDDLGWAGPELYDKVTDYVTRAQPGLRKRFAALYRGLRPTVPTGEYMAAYMTKPLVERRGMAARTGEALKLLRKQSPGADRTAYDWAVRHATVVDQVARFYAFDFGDGESEGQLADAMRYRDQVMADNTVWWQKHTGTKVLLSAHNAHLAYETTDPARYPRMQGAFLRDRLGAAYVSVGFTFDRGSFNALGEEGKNERFTVGPAAAGTNERTLDRVGLRDYAVDLRTVPEPARTWLDRKRPTRSIGTIYPDDLYDIALARSHDVLIHLHDIEAAKLRDQ
- a CDS encoding FBP domain-containing protein codes for the protein MKSLTEQDIRNSFINCSKGEAKRLPIPRDLDERPWDDLDFLGWRDPGAPDRSYLVTEHAGRLAGVTLRFPSSQRGFLHRSMCSLCLTTHRGSGVSLMTARKAGPAGREGNSVGVYMCADLACSLYVRGKKPLDSGSRFEETLTTEEQVARTVGNLSAFLEKLYD
- a CDS encoding DUF4230 domain-containing protein, which codes for MTTSIKRMRLPGWAKLLTAVVVLIVVLLAALRLLLLGGLDDVFGTEEHDRSGPTLLKSIQDMSRYDAASGNFQVVVDLEKDAKYLPDAIRGTRTLYVGAGTVDAYVDLGEVGENDVKVDKDRTTATINLPHAKLGTPALDTEHSYAVSKQRGLLDRLGDMFSDNPNSEQAVQKLAVKHIGDAAKESRLTDRAESNTTDMLEGLLKSLGFKEVKVTFSS